Below is a genomic region from Triticum dicoccoides isolate Atlit2015 ecotype Zavitan chromosome 5A, WEW_v2.0, whole genome shotgun sequence.
CTCGGCTGCCCACTACGCCGTCCGTTCTTGCGCCACTTTGGCGCGGTCTGCGTCAGCGCCGTCGTCCGCAGGCGCGGAGCTGTTGGAGCTGCCGGAGCCGCCGCGGAGTGCTTTGGCATCTGTCGTAGCCTCACGTGCTGCGTCCAATGTTGCTGCTGCTTCTAACTCCGCCCTGGCTGCTTCTACCTCCGCTTTGGCTGCTGCCAGCTCCGTTGCAGCCAGCCTCGACACCCTTGCTGCCGCAGCAGCTGCTGCTACAGCTGCTCGCTCACGCTCCTCTGCCACGGCGCGCTCGGCCTCCTGCCGGCGCCGCATGCTCGAGGTAGCTGTGTGCTGAGAGCAACCTGCAGACATGGCTCGCTGCAGGGGGGCTgttgcgtgaagaggaggctgtTGAAGACGAACTGCTGCTCGACAGTCCGGAGGGAGGAAAGTAACCAGAGGCAGACGGAGCAGCTGCTGCTACCGACTTGGGCTGCTCACAAGAAATGCTCAAGGTACAagataacctggctctgataccacttgttagacctttgaatctgagcattgatagttgtgggtgacactaggagagttgggacaatttttgttggtttatttctcacacaatgccatgccaacctgaggggttggggatacatacttataggctgctagccagccaagcATATGCTCAGATGCTActaagatgccagtctaagatgctagtctaagatgccgGTCTAAGATGCTATCCTAACTGCCAGTCCTTGATGGTCAGGAACTCTatcctaactgccacaaggaccatgtgctgcagccccacaaagaccctagtacacagacttatccaaCAACGACAAAGGGGCAGAACATGTCAGttcgatagatagatagatagatagatataataCGTAAGGTAGAGTAGCTTGatagcctccctccctccctccctccctccctccctcctgggAATCTTTCCTTCGTCCCTGTAAATATTGTGACGGGTTAATAAAGGCTTTGCGAGATTGTCTAAAAAAATTAACCATTTTTTCCAGATGCAAGCTGGGTCTAGTGTAATTTACACTACTGGGAAACCCTTTGTCCATCACCAGAAGCCCTTTGTCCATCACCAGAAACCCTTTGTCCATTTCCTTTTGCATTTAGTTGCATCATCAGAAGCCCTTTGTCCATCACCCATGCAAAGCCAGCAAAGACTCCTGTTTGACAACAACTTGGCGTCGAAGTTATCCATCTTCAGTGCCTGCAGCAGATAAAACAACGAAAAATTGCAGTGCCATTGCCACATTCTAGAAACACTGCTTGGTTTAGGACGCAAATTTATGATTTGTTCCATAGGTACAAGGACCGAAACACGAAACTGTGAGAAAAGAGAAACTAACCACCTGAAATTCCAAGCAATGGAATGGAAGACCAAGATTAATGTGTTCAGATGGAATCATACAATGCCATgccaacctgaggggttggggatacatacttataggctgctagccagccaagcATATGCTCAGATGCTActaagatgccagtctaagatgctagtctaagatgcctGTCTAAGATGCTATCCTAACTGTCAGTCCTTGATGGTCAGGAACTCTatcctaactgccacaaggaccatgtgctgcagccccacaaaGACCCTAGTACACAAACTTATCCAACAACGACAAAGGGGCAGAACATGTCAGttcgatagatagatagatagatagatataataCGTAAGGTAGAGTAGCTTGatagcctccctccctccctccctccctccctcctgggAATCTTTCCTTCGTCCCTGTAAATATTGTGACGGGTTAATAAAGGCTTTGCGAGATTGTCTAAAAAAATTAACCATTTTTTCCAGATGCAAGCTGGGTCTAGTGTAATTTACACTACTGGGAAACCCTTTGTCCATCACCAGAAGCCCTTTGTCCATCACCAGAAACCCTTTGTCCATTTCCTTTTGCATTTAGTTGCATCATCAGAAGCCCTTTGTCCATCACCCATGCGAAGCCAGCAAAGACTCCTGTTTGACAACAACTTGGCGTCGAAGTTATCCATCTTCAGTGCCTGCAGCAGATAAAACAGCGAAAAATTGCAGTGCCATTGCCACATTCTAGAAACACTGCTTGGTTTAGGACGCAAATTTATGATTTGTTCCATAGGTACAAGGACCGAAACACGAAACTGTGAGAAAAGAGAAACTAACCACCTCAAATTCCAAGCAATGGAATGGAAGACCAAGATTAATGTGTTTCAGTTCTTATTTTACTTTCTAACATGATGTCTGTTTTTTTGTTACCAGTAGCCATAGGTATGAAACTTCTCCAATCTTGGCTAACACTCCGCATATGCGACAAGATGTGCATGCCAAAGTAAGAGATCACTTTTACGCATTGCCCAGATCAATCAATCTCAATGATAAATCAACTAAATCGTAATGGAGGAACATGTTTCATGGCTTTACCACCAGCCTACAAAGAATAAACAGTCCGGCAATGTACCTGTGTGTAGAGCACTGATGCATTTAGATAATCCTGCTTTTTGAATGCTTCATCTGCTTGTCGTTTCAGGTCAGACACCCTCTCTTTCACAAATTTTTCATCCTGGGCAActcataataagttgaatcaggTATATATTAGAGGTCTGATGTGTGTGAGGGAGAAACGGTACACTAGCAAAGATGTTAAGGTGAAGAGCTTAGGCAGCAAAGCAGGTGCAAGGAAACACATGCGCATTTGACGAGTCTCGAATAGGAGGCTAAACTTTGGCAGTTCCAGATCTACGAGTGTTAGTTAAACATGGACTTAACGCCAACACACTCAAGAGAGTTAACATGCACCAAAATTGCCAAGGGCGTGCAAGATAATTTACAGTGGCAGACCTCTAGTTGCTTGATTTCCATCTTCACATGACTAATGATTCCATCAACGCTCCAATTTGCCACAGTTGAAATGGGCGAGGTGAACGGAAAGAGAATCTCAACATCTTCCCGTGTACCATACTCAGCAGCCAACTCAATTGGCAGTCTACCAAACTGTTGAGGAACAACGAAAGCTTTAGAAAGGCAATACTCAACATGAAGAAATAAGCAGTATTCTAGACATGATATGCAAACCATATGTCCATATTGATTCACTACCATCATAATAGGTTGACGTAGTGCAGCACATCTATGTATATCTGACCAAATTAAAGACATGGCACGAAGGGAAGGTGAAATAGTAGCAAGCGTATGCAAAAAAAAAGGTAACTTAGCACAGCCTTTTATTTTAATTTTACGGATAGCATCATCTAATTGTACTGACAACTAGCCTATCTGTATAGGACAAGTCTACTGAAATTACAAAGCCAAGATAGACACAAGAATGTGACAAAAAGAGCATTCTTACTGTGCTAGCAACATTCGGGTTTGCACCAGCTTCCAACAAGCACTTGATAGCTTCAGTTAAGCCCTtctctgcagcctttaccaaaagatTATCCTGAGGACTATCACCACTGACATTAGCTCCACCCTATCAGATCCAAGTATAGAAGACAAGCCAGTCATATGGTTTTCAAGTAGGTAATACAAAGATAGCTAAATCAAACATCagtctatagaaatccagcattccTGCTGTATTATAAGCAGAGGATACTATACCTGAATCAATAACTTCACACAGGATACAGAAGATTTTTGTAATGCCATGCTTAAAAGTCCAAACTGACAACTAGCCTTGTTGGGCTGGAAAAAAAAAAGAACTTCATTTTCGTGCCAAAATATGACAGTTCCAACAAAAAGATGGAAATTGTTTGGGGAAAAAGAGCTGGGAGGATACTACTTTCGtaagaatatactccctccgtcccataatataagatttcATTACAACCATATACTCACATATTGGTTGTAAAAATGTGGGACGGAGGGAATAGAATATATCTATATAGCCTTATGTCCGCTTGCTCCCATTAATTTTTCAGACTGGTCCCACCATGCCTACTCTGGCTCACACATTGACAGCAATAGCAGGGCCTGTTTGGCTGGTTTACGAAGGTTGATGATATTTGCCACAACATTTtgcaaaagatgtctaagataagaTGATAAAATAAGTGGCATACTTTGCCAAGCCTAAGTGAATCCTACCACACCTTTTTTAGTCAGTGACACATGGGACCCAACTTGTAGAAAGGGAATCTTGGCACAAGTGTGGCTGTGAACTGAACGGGTAACCAGCTTGCCTAACTTTTGACATGGCATAGTTAGTCATCAAACAGGCTCTTAGTCACCAACCAAAAAAGGCCATCAACTACAGGTGGGAACAATTGGAGAAAGTAGCAAAAACACAGCAAAAGGGGGAATTGGAGTTAAAAAGACAGCATATCAACATATAATTTGAATAGTACATCTGCACTGTGCTCCAAAAGGATCTTGACAATACTAGGAAATCCTCTAATGGCAGCATCCGCGAGTGCTGTTCCATGATCTGATATTGCATGCACATCAGCTCCCCTCACAAGAAGAAACTTTACTATTTCAGAGTACcctgaagaaaagaagaaaagggtCATAATACTATTACCGATACATGACATGAACAAAACATTTTTGCTCGGCGAAGTTTCAATAACTAGTGGGGGAAGGATTTTTGTTGGTTCACATTTCTCTAAATAGGCATACAGAAAGAATGACCATAATCAGTCAACATAAGAAGGCGGTAAAGTAGACGAACATTTCTTAGGAAACTAGTTCCAATGGCTAGactaacaagattggtagcaatacTTTGACACGTGGAATCTTTACATATCTGAGAGCGGGGAATTAGGAATCAGCCAATAACTAGAAGTCCATCTGTCTCTCATGGAAGTGCTTTAGAGTCCCTAGAAGCTGCACTTTTTATTTCTCCAACCTAGAGCACTCTTATTTCAATACATATGAAGAAACTCTGTGAAAGCCAGCTATCGCTCCTATGAGAAGGCTAACTCATAAGATTGATCACTATTCAGGCCCCAATGAACATGAGAAGCAAATAGGATCAGGAGGCTACTTTTAATTTATGGCAACAGGAAAAAAATCTATTAGGCTAGCTTAGTCTAGCTCCTGGTAAAGTAAATCCATTTTTATCACCATGGTAGGCCCAGCAGAAAACAagggatgctaaagtaagtagtaACAATCAAGTGAAGTTCCTTTTCATACCATGAACTGCAGCTGCATGAAGAAGAGTGATGTTTCCCTTTGCACGTTGCTGATGCACATCAGCGCCATGATCAATGAGGTACTTGACGGCGGGAAGGTTGCCATTGGTGACGGCATGCGCCACGGGTGTAAACTCTGGCATTAAGACACTCACAGCTCAGCTGAAGTTGATGATAAAGTCATAAAACTAAATGTGCTTATATTAGGATCAGAAAGGCCTGAACATAGGCTGAGCGGTGTCAGGCAAGTCGACATCCATCTTGACCTCCTCCACGAGATACTGGAAGACCGAGAAGCTGCCGCAGCCGGCGGCGGCATGGAGGGCGTTCATGCCCATGTAGGTGGTGTTGGCCACCGTCACCGGGATCCCGTGCCCGCGGACGTCCAGCTCCTTTGCAATCTCTGCAGTTGAGACAAAAAAAGGGGGCACTTTTAGTCAGGAATCATGGCAAGGACGTAGTATCTGTGTACTGTAATCTGAATCAGAAAGAAATCGCCACTCATTCTTAGGAAAGGGGCCAAGATTTGGTCTGAAACCCCCGATTTGCCCGCAGACCCGAGCACTGAAACCTAAATCACGACCGAAATTGGCATCCCGGAGCCGCAATCCGCGGCCGGATCGAGAACGAAGCACACACGGCAGCTGAACCCTAGGCCCCTGGCCAGATCTAGAGAGCTCGCTGACGCGGACgccagggagggagagggaggggcgtGGGGATCTGGTGAAAGGCGGCACTTACTCTTGATCTTGCGGACGTCGCCGTTGTGGGCGGCTTCGATGAACCTGGCCTCCGGCGACCAACGGTCGCGCTCTGCAAAACAAGCGAGTGAAATGATGAGACGGCCGGAGGGGGGAGCCGTACAACCGGCGGCGGTCGGTCAGGTTAGGGTGCCAAGTAACCTTTGCCGAGGAGGAGCTCGTACAGGCAAGGCAGCGGTATATGTCGGGTCCCCATCCTCTCCCCTCGCCCTTCTACtcttcgccggcggcggcggcggcggtaagGAGCAAGGAGTCGGAGGAAGCTTCTGGAGTCAGGGAGAGGAGGTGGGGAATAAAAAGGGCGGGAAAAGGGAGGGgagttttttttttgagagagagggAGGGGAGTGGGTGCGCTCGCACTATACCTGCCCATGGGCAGCCTGGCCCGGCCTGACCCGACGGGTCGGGCCTGGGCCTATATTTTAAGCCCGAGGATTGAGCCGGGCTTGGTCTCGTCATATTCACAGCTTAAGGAAGAGGACCGGCCTAAGGCCCAACGGGCTTTCTGCATGATGGGTCGGGCTTGGGCCTAGGTTTTTAGCGTCAAGCTTTGATAGGCCCGGCCGAAAGCCCGGCTGGGCCCAACGAATGGCCAGGTATAGCTCACACACTGGGAGGCCCACACACGGTACGATCTGAGTGACACTCATGACAGAAGCCACGCCCTCCCTTTGCTTTGCTTGTGGATTCAGGTTTTGAATTTTAAATTTGAACTTGCTTTGAGAAACACTAAAAGATGCAGGTGGTCATATACATGCATATACACTCATCTTTACGAACACATGTTTGCACAACCTACTTTTGTGAGCACAGAGTCGGTAGATCTTAGATTCTCGAAAACACCTAAGGCGTCTCGCTATCAACGGAAACATCACCTCTCGTTAAAAAAATCGTCCTTTAATGAGTCACGGCCACATCACCTGTGGTCGTCGGTTGAGGTCGACCATATGCGCATGCCCTCGCGTGATTGCACGGCATAACCCTCGGCCCTCGCTTCTAATAAAAGGATCATGATACAAACTTTGGGACAATACCACTTGCTAAAACAGTTGTTGGATCTTTCGAGCACGTGACATGAAATACATAACCATGAGACGTTGTATTTCGAAGTTCGAGCGAAGCCCGCGAGTATGTTTGGATGTTTGTACCAACCGAAAATGCCCACTAGATGCAGTTAGGGGTTTCAACacaccccccccccaccaccaaacctgccccaaaccctGTCTAGAATCGCATCCATCTTAAGCACGCTCCTTACTCTAGCTCTAGGGGGGGGCCTTGAACTGGCCATTCCTTCCAGGTTAGGATCATCAGCACGCAAGCGAGTCATAGTGTGCCTTGCTCGTGGTAGATGTATTGGGATCATGGTCTGAGGACTAGATCGGCGAGTAGTGTTATCAATTTACGGGGCTGACAGGTTTTAACTTACAGCAACAAGGACTAGACTACCACAAGTTCTGATTAGAACCAAAGTTCTAATTCTTCGACTCAGGATTATAACTATTGCGGGCAATAAAGTTGAAATTATCGACAACATCGATAATATCATTCACCTTCCTATTGACCTCTTTATCATACCTATGATCTCAACGATTTTTGTTctaacctcttcattc
It encodes:
- the LOC119296791 gene encoding ankyrin-1-like, encoding MGTRHIPLPCLYELLLGKERDRWSPEARFIEAAHNGDVRKIKKIAKELDVRGHGIPVTVANTTYMGMNALHAAAGCGSFSVFQYLVEEVKMDVDLPDTAQQFTPVAHAVTNGNLPAVKYLIDHGADVHQQRAKGNITLLHAAAVHGYSEIVKFLLVRGADVHAISDHGTALADAAIRGFPSIVKILLEHSADPNKASCQFGLLSMALQKSSVSCVKLLIQGGANVSGDSPQDNLLVKAAEKGLTEAIKCLLEAGANPNVASTFGRLPIELAAEYGTREDVEILFPFTSPISTVANWSVDGIISHVKMEIKQLEDEKFVKERVSDLKRQADEAFKKQDYLNASVLYTQALKMDNFDAKLLSNRSLCWLRMGDGQRASDDATKCKRKWTKGFW